The window CGTGATCGTGAACACCCATTTTTTGCCGGCCGACATTCTCGCGGGCTTGAAAAAGCGGGGGGAGGTTCGCGTCCCCCAAATCACCGTCGTGACGGATTTCGAAGCCCATCGCCTTTGGGTCAATGAGCCGACGGATTTTTACTGTGTCGCCAGTCCCGAGGCCCGGTCCACCCTGCGGCACGTCGGGGTGTCGCCGGCGCGGGTCCGCGTGACGGGCATTCCGATCGCTCCCGTGTTCGCCCTGCCCTTCGATAAGCGCGACTTGCGCCGAAACCTGGGTTTTCCGGAGGGGCGCCCCCTCGTTTTGCAATTGGCGGGCGGGTTGGGGGTGGGGCCGGTGGAGTCGGTGCACCGCGCTCTTCTCAACATCCGCATCCCTTTAAGCGTCGTCGTTGTCACGGGAACGAACGCGCTCGTCGCCGAGCGGTTGCGTTCCGTGCCCAATCCGTCGCGGCACGCCGTGCGGGTGCTCGGGTTCACCCGGGAGATGGAGCGGTGGATGGGGGCGGCCGATTTGGTCATTTCCAAGCCGGGGGGGTTGACCTCTTCGGAATGCCTGGCGCGCGGCGTCCCGATGGCCATCGTCCACCCGATCCCCGGCCAGGAAAGCCGGAACAGCGACTATCTGTTGGAGGCGGGCGCGGCCGTTAAAATCAACGATCTTTCCGTTCTGACCCACAAACTGGCGCGCCTGTTGTTTTCCCCCGCGCGCCTCGCGAATCTTGCCGATAACGCCCGGCGAGCCGCCCGTCCCTGGGCGGCTTTCGAAGTCGCCGAAAAGGCGCTCGAGCTGGCCCGCGGACGCCTTCCCGTCGCCGTCCCCGACTGATCACTCGCCCGCGGGCGAAGGCAACGCCACCTCGAAGAGACTTCCTTCGCCGAGGCGGCTCTCCAATCGAAGGGCGCCGCCCCGGTTTTCCACGATGTGCTTGACGATGGCCAGGCCGAGTCCCGTTCCGCCGGTTTCTTTGGAGCGCGCCTTGTCCGCCCGGTAAAACCGCTCGAAGACGCGGGGTTGGTCCTCGGGAGCGATGCCGACCCCCGTGTCCCGAATTCTCAGAAAAACGCGGTTTTCCTTCGCCTCCAGGGCGAAGGCC of the Elusimicrobiota bacterium genome contains:
- a CDS encoding UDP-N-acetylglucosamine--LPS N-acetylglucosamine transferase — protein: MLEGARVLVLYASVGGGHGSAANAVAAALRELAPAVAVETADLLDFTNRAFRHLYGKAYFQVYAKAPHLLGYLYDRLDKAGEAKGGVAERLRRVVQKANLKKFDAFLRSGRWDVIVNTHFLPADILAGLKKRGEVRVPQITVVTDFEAHRLWVNEPTDFYCVASPEARSTLRHVGVSPARVRVTGIPIAPVFALPFDKRDLRRNLGFPEGRPLVLQLAGGLGVGPVESVHRALLNIRIPLSVVVVTGTNALVAERLRSVPNPSRHAVRVLGFTREMERWMGAADLVISKPGGLTSSECLARGVPMAIVHPIPGQESRNSDYLLEAGAAVKINDLSVLTHKLARLLFSPARLANLADNARRAARPWAAFEVAEKALELARGRLPVAVPD